One Oryza glaberrima chromosome 11, OglaRS2, whole genome shotgun sequence genomic region harbors:
- the LOC127754823 gene encoding uncharacterized protein LOC127754823 has translation MVVVSSGGGGGGNAWAKEMTIRRRMASIFNKTQDHFPCLKDYNDYLEEVEDMTFNLIEGIDVEEIEAKIARYQQENAEQIYLSRAKRAEDLAAALKASRMNPGKAAASDTAAGSSQGISSSAGVQGQYAPAAVGMSQPRPTGMAPQPIGGSSDPLQGDDEETMRLRAERGARAGGWTIEMGKRRALEEAFSSIFI, from the exons atggtggtggtgtctagcggcggcggcggcggggggaacGCGTGGGCGAAGGAGATGACCATCCGCCGCAGGATGGCCAGCAT ATTCAACAAGACGCAGGACCATTTCCCGTGTCTGAAAGACTACAACGATTATCTAGAAGAGGTTGAGGATATGA ctTTCAACCTGATTGAGGGGATAGATGTCGAGGAGATTGAAGCTAAGATTGCCAGGTACCAGCAGGAAAATGCTGAACAGATATACTTGTCCCGGGCTAAAAGG GCTGAAGATCTTGCCGCCGCACTTAAAGCAAGCAGAATGAACCCTGGAAAGGCTGCTGCCAGTGACACG GCTGCTGGAAGCTCCCAGGGCATTAGCAGCAGCGCAGGAGTTCAGGGCCAGTATGCGCCTGCTGCTGTTGGGATGTCTCAGCCCCGGCCGACAGGTATGGCCCCCCAACCAATCGGCGGTTCATCGGATCCACTTCAGGGAGACGATGAGGAGACCATGAGATTACGAGCAGAGCGAGGAGCTCGAGCAGGTGGATGGACTATCGAAATGGGCAAGAGAAGAGCACTAGAGGAAGCGTTCAGCAGCATATTCATCTGA
- the LOC127754822 gene encoding ER lumen protein-retaining receptor gives MNAFRLAGDMTHLLSVVVLLLKIHTIKSCAGISLKTQELYALVFAARYLDLFIHFISLYNTVMKLVFLASSFSIVWYMRRHKIVRRTYDKDHDTFRHHFLVLPCLALALLINERFTFREVMWAFSIYLEAVAILPQLVLLQRTRNIDNLTGQYVFFLGAYRVLYILNWIYRYFTEPHFVHWISWVAGIVQTLLYADFFYYYIMSWKNNVKLELPA, from the exons atgaACGCGTTCCGGTTAGCCGGGGACATGACCCACCTCCTCAGCGTGGTGGTGCTCCTCCTCAAGATCCACACCATCAAGTCCTGCGCAG GCATATCTCTAAAGACCCAGGAGCTATATGCACTTGTGTTTGCTGCTCGTTACTTGGACCTGTTCATTCATTTTATATCTCTGTATAACACTGTCATGAAGTTGGTCTTTCTGGCAAGTTCTTTCTCAATAGTTTGGTACATGAGGCGGCATAAGATTGTCCGAAGAACCTATGACAAGGATCATGACACCTTTCGTCATCACTTCTTAGTGTTGCCATGTTTGGCTCTGGCCCTCCTTATTAATGAGAGGTTTACTTTTAGAGAG GTTATGTGGGCATTCTCCATATATTTAGAAGCTGTAGCAATTCTACCTCAACTTGTGTTGCTACAGCGCACGAGGAATATTGACAACCTGACTGGCCAATATGTCTTCTTTCTAGG TGCATACCGTGTGCTGTATATCCTTAACTGGATCTACCGATACTTCACTGAGCCCCATTTCGTTCATTGGATAA GCTGGGTTGCGGGCATCGTGCAGACTCTCTTGTATGCTGACTTCTTCTACTATTacataatgag CTGGAAGAACAATGTGAAGCTGGAGCTACCAGCCTGA
- the LOC127754500 gene encoding ubiquitin carboxyl-terminal hydrolase 5: protein MEMEMEMVVAVPSPEVPAEEERALIRDITVAAEAHAKEGDTFFLITHRWWQSWIDYVIQDLANSTNNGSHHHEHGSNVLRRPGAIDNTDLIDDTASEVSNMEIELHDTLVEGRDYILLPQQVWEKLHGWYGGGPTLPRKAINTGLSQTDLAIEVYPLRLQLLLAPKGEQAVIRISKKDTVGELHKKACEVFDLIPDEVCIWDYYGRTRHSLMDNLEKTLDDANIQMDQDILVEVTTDANGSLDGGCIGSIQENEYLERESTSLIADASKSGLSNENFASNNYTSRSYSSSLTQSQYLRSSNGDLDNMHGTSAMITRGSPLGLTGLLNLGNTCFMNSAIQCLVHTPEFARYFREDYHREINWQNPLGMVGELALAFGELLRKLWAPGRTPVSPRPFKTKLSRFAPQFSGYNQHDSQELLAFLLDGLHEDLNRVKHRPYIKSKDADGRSDDEVADEYWANHIARNNSIIVDVCQGQYKSTLVCPACGKVSVTFDPFMYLSLPLQFTSTRSMTVMVFTFDGSTPPTPYTVNVPKQGRCRDLIQAISNACSLRNGERLVIAEIRNHRIHRLLDDPVVQLSTINDDDHLAVYRLPKMEKKPNYIQFVHRRDDWDNGNNISVTAWKPYGVPLLAQVSRNETVTGMHIHEMVRKMLAPMQKNQESQHSVQSSVSTRTQTYHTDSTKFQLQLIDDSNTTIEQSNDTIRVPQSSLAAVIFVNWSKADLKKLNTHHLENLPEVFKYAPPAKRTRGEPLSLYSCLDAFLREEPLVPEDMWYCPRCKEQRQASKKLDLWRLPEVLVIHLKRFSFSRSTKQKLETFVNFPIHDFDLTNYIANKKSSERQIYELYAVSNHYGSMASGHYTAYIKLLDEERWYNFDDSHVSAINEEDVKSGAAYVLFYRRVRGGAASNAIHPHVNQNHRSSQR, encoded by the exons atggagatggagatggagatggtggTGGCCGTGCCATCGCCGGAGGTgcccgcggaggaggagagggcgctGATCCGGGacatcaccgtcgccgccgaggcccACGCCAAGGAAGGGGAcaccttcttcctcatcacccACAG GTGGTGGCAAAGTTGGATTGATTATGTCATTCAAGATTTGGCTAATTCAACGAATAATGGTTCTCATCATCATGAGCATGGTTCTAACGTTCTGAGAAGACCAGGAGCAATTGACAATACAGATTTGATAGATGATACTGCATCTGAAGTCTCGAATATGGAGATTGAACTACATGATACATTGGTTGAGGGTCGTGACTATATACTGCTTCCCCAACAAGTCTGGGAAAAGTTGCACGGTTG GTATGGTGGAGGACCAACATTGCCAAGAAAGGCAATCAATACTGGCTTGTCTCAAACTGATTTAGCCATAGAAGTTTATCCTTTACGTCTGCAGTTACTTCTGGCTCCAAAAGGAGAGCAAGCTGTTATAAGGATAAGCAAAAAA GATACAGTTGGCGAACTCCATAAGAAGGCTTGTGAGGTTTTTGATTTGATACCTGATGAG GTCTGCATTTGGGACTACTATGGCCGAACAAGACATTCTTTGATGGATAACTTGGAGAAAACCCTTGATGATGCCAACATTCAAATGGATCAAGAT ATTCTAGTGGAGGTTACTACCGATGCAAATGGTAGTTTGGATGGTGGTTGCATTGGTTCAATCCAAGAAAATGAATATTTAGAACGAGAATCAACTTCCTTGATTGCAGATGCTTCGAAATCAGGATTATCAAATGAGAATTTTGCATCAAACAATTATACTTCCAGAAGCTACAGCTCTAGTCTTACACAAAGCCAGTACCTGCGATCTTCGAATGGGGACTTAGATAACATGCATGGTACTAGTGCCATGATCACCAGAGGATCTCCTTTAGGTCTTACAGGGCTACTCAACTTGGGAAATACATGTTTCATGAATAGTGCTATACAATGCCTTGTGCACACACCAGAATTCGCTAGATATTTTCGTGAAGATTACCACCGTGAAATAAATTGGCAAAATCCCCTGGGTATGGTG GGTGAACTTGCATTAGCCTTTGGTGAGCTACTGAGAAAACTGTGGGCTCCTGGACGTACACCAGTTTCTCCTCGGCCATTCAAAACAAAGCTGTCTCGCTTTGCACCTCAGTTCAGTGGATACAACCAACATGATTCACAG GAGTTGTTGGCATTCCTCTTGGATGGACTTCATGAAGACTTGAACCGTGTGAAACATAGGCCTTACATAAAGTCCAAAGACGCTGATGGTCGATCAGATGATGAGGTCGCAGATGAATATTGGGCCAATCATATTGCCAGAAACAATTCAATCATTGTTGATGTATGCCAG GGACAGTACAAGTCAACTTTGGTATGCCCAGCCTGTGGAAAGGTTTCAGTGACTTTTGACCCATTCATGTATCTTTCCTTGCCTCTACAATTTACATCAACCCGGAGCATGACCGTTATGGTCTTTACTTTTGATGGGAGTACTCCACCAACACCATACACTGTAAATGTACCCAAGCAAGGAAGGTGCAGAGATCTTATCCAAGCCATCAGCAATGCATGCTCACTTAGAAATGGGGAGAGACTTGTAATTGCCGAG ATACGTAATCATAGGATCCATCGTCTACTTGATGATCCAGTGGTTCAACTATCAACAATTAATGATGATGATCACTTGGCAGTTTATAGGCTTccaaaaatggaaaaaaagccAAATTACATTCAGTTTGTTCATCGCCGTGATGATTG GGACAACGGAAACAATATCAGTGTAACAGCTTGGAAGCCCTACGGTGTTCCTCTTCTGGCACAAGTATCTCGCAATGAAACTGTCACGGGTATGCATATCCATGAGATGGTCCGTAAAATGCTTGCACCTATGCAGAAGAATCAGGAATCCCAACATTCGGTTCAAAGCTCTGTTTCCACAAGGACACAGACTTATCATACTGACAGCACCAAATTTCAGCTACAGTTGATTGACGATAGCAACACAACTATTGAGCAATCCAATGATACTATTAGAGTTCCACAGTCTTCTCTTGCAGCTGTAATCTTTGTCAATTGGTCTAAAGCAGATCTGAAAAAGTTAAACACTCATCATTTGGAGAACCTTCCGGAGGTGTTCAAGTATGCTCCTCCTGCCAAGAGAACCCGTGGTGAACCTCTCTCGCTTTATTCATGCTTGGATGCTTTCTTGAGAGAAGAACCTCTTGTTCCTGAAGACATGTG GTACTGTCCGAGGTGCAAGGAGCAAAGGCAAGCCAGCAAAAAGCTTGACTTATGGAGACTTCCAGAAGTGCTAGTTATACATTTGAAGAGATTCTCCTTTAGTAGGTCAACAAAGCAGAAGCTTGAAACATTTGTCAACTTCCCAATACATGATTTTGATTTGACAAACTATATTGCCAACAAGAAGAGCTCAGAACGCCAGATATATGAGTTGTATGCTGTGAGCAATCATTATGGCAGCATGGCAAGTGGACATTATACAGCATACATAAAG CTTTTGGACGAGGAAAGATGGTATAATTTTGATGATAGCCATGTTTCTGCCATCAATGAAGAAGATGTAAAATCAGGTGCAGCCTATGTGCTCTTTTACAGAAGAGTTAGAGGTGGAGCAGCAAGCAATGCAATTCATCCGCACGTCAATCAAAATCACAGATCTAGCCAAAGATGA